The following nucleotide sequence is from Sander lucioperca isolate FBNREF2018 chromosome 19, SLUC_FBN_1.2, whole genome shotgun sequence.
gcgtgaattccctgcttcttgaaaacaaagaagatggctgctgctggcgaacagcggtctttcgaatcggctttggccgcgactctggaagacttggagttaagcttttctttgagaaaagaacggcactgaagtcattcttcaaaaaggaagatgtgttcggagttttgccgaccggatacggcaaaagtttaattcatcaactagctccgctaccttcttcattgctctgcctggttgtagcgctatcctattgcgtgcagagggcaTTTGAAAGATGACCGTTTATCccacccctcggattgagccctgccaatggtgtgaTCCCAGACCCAACaccttgatgtgggtctggcttgtcggGCTAGCATCAGTGTTGATGGACAAATAAATCAGGAATTCTCACACATACCAATGAAACGCACTGTACAGAAAGTTTTGAAATTTGTGGACAAGACAGGATCCGTATAGAAAGTCACTTCAGTGTCGCATAAATGCTGTTGTGACGCTTGTGGTCTAGACACTGGGTGATTTAGCAACTGAAGCCCTTGAACATAGGATGGCGATAACtatgtttattgtgtttattaCATTTCATATCACACACCAAATGCACTCCTGTTAAGTTTCTCCAGCAAAAACATGGAAGAAAAATAATTACGCAAATTAGCTCTACCCCAAGGTAAAATGGGCTAAACCAAAGTTAAACTCGGGCTTTGTTTAAGCCTGTTGAAAATTTCAGGGATTATGGTAATTTACTCAACTTTTTTCGCTTACCCTCCTTTTCAGCAACAATACGGCGGTTGGGGACAAAACTCCTGGGGACAGTACAACCAATACGCTCAGTATAACCAGTACTACCCTCCTCCCCCAACATGATGGACAAAATCCTGACGGGAAGATGGAGACTCAGATGAAAGCATCCTTTCTGACCTGCTTACATCTCTGAACAGGGCTTCTCAACATGGTGTCATGGAGTTTTCAATCCAACCCCAGAAGCGGATTTGTTGAAGTGTGCTTATCAGTTAAAATTCGTAGCGATTAGTTGGAATATAATACACTTGGCCCTCCGTGACAGTCATGTTGATCAGTCATGTTGGTAATGTGTAAACGCATTAATTTCCACATTCATCATCTCCATCACCGGCTGCTTTTTGGGGTTCTTTAATGCATGTTATTTGtgaaggcagatttttttttttttcttgtgcgATTAAAGCTTTTTAATTTTTAGATTGGATGACTTAGTTTggtctctttctttgtgtttaagATTTAAACTTGTACAGGAGGCTGTCATTGATGTACCTGAGTCATGTGTTTCTCTCTCCCAAACTAAAAGACTTTTAATATTTCATGGTTATGTTTCCATAAATCAAATGGAGAGTTCCTCCTTTTCTTTCATGGTTATGTTCCCATTAAGCAAATGAAGAGttcctcttttttattttgacttgATTTCATAATAAAGATTGATATCCTGAAGTGTCTCTTGTTGATTTCATCATCCTTTTTAATTCCTTAATTGCTCAGTGCAGTTCTCATGAGCTATTTAGGAGCATATTATCACACGCAATCATGTATTTTAAGTACAGAAATAATCTTTTCTTGTTCAGTTTCAGTACTAAGTGCATATTATCAGAACCTAATAGTCAATGTAACACTTTACCTCTATACAACAGTGACTTAATAAAATTAATGTTTGACTTGCTGAGTAATGTGAAGAAATGAAtccttaaaattaaaaaaaacaaaaaaacaaaagcgcACAAATAAACCTAGGCTTCCCCAAGCCACAGCTCGTTTAGATTGGCAGAAGATTCAATGATTGGTCCTAACTTtccagagggggggtggagctTGTACTACATGCGACACAcggagtatatatatatatatatatatatatatatatatatatatatatatatatatatatatataaaacaaattGCACGTTACTGAGTTAAAGATGTAGAGTTGTTGCCAATTAAATCAACgtaaaagccaataaagtgatCTTTCATTAACCGCATCACCTTCAACCTCCAAAGCGTGGTGGGCGTGGCCATTGCGTTCGACGTGGTTACGTAAATCCGCACATGCGCAGTGTCGGCCCTTACACAGCCCTTTCTATGCCTAGCGTTGAACGACTAGCATCAAACGAGGTAAGGCCTGTGCAATTTAAGTGAAAAACCCTAGTTATGACAAACCCTGGATTGTTTTGGTAGGCGAATATATGATCTATATCATCATTTGTCTCAAGTGATTTGTGTATTTGAACAGTTACAACAAATTTCACGTGTTTTCAAGCGACTTTATGAAACGTGTGCCCCATGCGGCTAGTTAAGCTAGCATAGCATTAGCAAGTTACCGAGAGAAGCTAGTCTGTTCCAGCTCCCAGCATGTTCTGCTTCTCGTCAGTATTTAAGTTGCCCGTTTTGTGACAGGGTATACCATGTAAGTGTATTTCCACGTCAAAATTAACTACGTAACAATCAGACACTGGCACAACGTGGCGGGCTTGGTGACCAATGTTTACTGCCACAAATAATACCAACGCCTCAAGCTGATTTCCGCAGTAGAAACACTGATAATGACTAAAGTCGCTTGGCTCTTTGGTGCTTTCTTCCAGCATCAAGATGCAGCTCTTCTTGCGTGCCCAGAACACTCACACCCTTGAGGTGACCGGACAGGAGACTGTTGGACAGATCAAGgtaaaaatattacaaattgATGAGAATACACCAGATCACCTCTTATCTCGAAGTAGTTGTATAACTTGACTGCATTGCTATTTTCAGTGATCTATATGTACCCTTAGTAGTGATTTTACATGGCTTTGGCTTGAATAAAAACGCCAATACTTTGGTGTGTCTCTCAGGCCCATGTCCAGGATCTAGAGGGTCTCCTGGTTGAGGATCAGGTGCTGTTGCTTGCTGGGAGCCCGCTGGAGGATGATGCCTCCCTGGCATCCTGTGGTGTCTCAGAGCACTGCACCCTGGAGGTAGCCGGCAGGCTGCTGGGAGGTCAGTACACAGATGCAACAAACAACTCTGTATTTTTGTGTTGTCCAGTCCTGtgttcaaataaaaaatatttggtCACTCATCCACCAAAGACACTGTGGGGATAGAAGTCAGAAGCCAGTGTTCCCTGTTGATCATAAACAATTAATTTTGAATATGGATCGACCGATATTGTTTTTTCAAGGCCGAcacgataccgattattagtaataaaaaatgataacagatatttggaaccaatatacatatacagtgaaaatgaaaattcctAAATCACggcacccggatagctcagttggtagagcgggcgcccatatatagcaGGCCCGGGTTCGAGCAGCacacttttttataaattaacttttaatggtgatcaggcaaataaaacgccgaTATAGATAATCTGCAAAGGGCCCAATAATCTGCTAGGGCTGATAATCGGTCTATACCTAATTTAGAATGAGCAAGGGaccaatttagttttttttctgggtACACTGCTGGTTGTATAAGACCAGTCATGATACCCAAACCAGCAACGCTGTCGTACAAGCCATTATATTTAAGATCCTCATCATTCATGGACCAATGGGTACATTGTCTAATCAATTGCAGAAGCTGTAGTTTGTCTGGGAAATATCCCAATTCACACTTCCCCTGTCCTTGTTTTCCCCTCAGGTAAGGTTCACGGCTCTCTGGCCCGTGCCGGAAAAGTGAGGGGACAGACACCCAAGGTAAGGAGGTTTTAAGCTTATTCCAACACCTCGTGTTCCAGTAAAATATAAATGCCTTTACTTACCTTAAGAACATGCATTGGCttgtgtattttctgttttggatAAGCTAGTTTTAAAATGCATTATGATCTTAGAGAAATAACaaatgtctctttctgtcttgttGTCTAGGTTGACAagcaggagaagaagaaaaagaggacTGGCCGTGCCAAGCGTCGCATCCAGTACAACAGGCGCTTTGTGAACGTGGTGCCCACCTTCGGAAAGAAGAAGGGACCCAACGCCAACTCCTAAGTGCTCCAATGCCCAAAAGGAGAAACCTGATCATATCCCATCGGTTTTTACAAGTTTAAATGTTATCCTGCTGTACAGAATAATaaatttggcttggacaaaagagAACTCTTGTGTGGTGTATCATGCAATTAAAGTGGTGTCCTTGCTATTTCCAGGGTTTTGtgacaacagggtttccgcaaGGTCTTAAAGTCGAAAatttcaaaattaaaattttCGGCCATTCAAAAGTCTATAATTCTCTAAAGTGttttaggtcttaaataattttaaacggGTCTtaaattttcctacgtccatgcaaCTCTACCTCTTGTTCTTTTTTGTCGTAGTTCTTTCACTGTTGTAGttctttcgctagtccaaaATATAATTTagctgtattacgactacaaatgagaccaacatgcaatttatattgcagccaatcagcttttgtGTTATTGGTGCAAGTCTCTTTCAGATTGTACCACaaacataaaacagatttttttgttttgttcttcagctatggggaagtgcTAGTTAAGggatacttggcttgaaaaaaaaacaaagaatgtCATTCATAATAGTCTTATGTCTCACGTTTGatttggtgaaacctgcagaaactctggACAAAACTATTAATTGTAAATCCATTACCTGGTTTATGTATTATCCCTCTGAAATGGTAGAGGTTGATTTCCGTTTGCCTCATAATGAAATTGAACTGACTTAAGAGTTGAATAATGCATCACTAAAAAAACGACAAGTCTAAACTGTGGAGTTCTTTGCCTGCATATCTAAATTGGTGTCATCTGCTGTAAATATTTGATGCAGTCtaggaaaataaaatatttgggGGATAACTTTGTAACCACTGTCTAAAAAGTCAGGTCATTTACAAAACTTCAAGGGGGGTGGGCACTTTAAGGAATGGTAATTAGTGTATAAAGTTTTTAATGTGAAATAAACCCAGATTAATGTACAGTAATCTTGTCAATGAGTAAATAAAAATCATTGCTATTAGTGCATTGCACTGTTGAGTTAGACAGAAATGGAAATCAAAATTATGGCTAAATGCAGAATTAGAATATTGACCTAAATTGGTATGTATAaacatataaatgtatatataaatatataaataaatatatatatatatatatatatatatatatatatatatatataaatatgaacatatacacatatatatagaaatataaacatatacacacacacacacacacacacacacacacacacaaagtatttgaacaccctgctattttgcaagttctcccacttagaaatcatggaggggtctgaaattgtcatcgtaggtgcacgtccactgtgagagacataatctaaaaaaaaaaaatccagaaatcacaatgtatgatttttttaactatttatttgtatgatacagctgcaaataactatttgaacacctgagaaaatcaatgttaatatttggtacagtagcctttgtttgcaattacagaggtcaaacgtttcctgtagtttttcaccaggtttgcacacactgcaggagggattttggcccactcctccacacagatcttctctagatcagtcaggtttctgggctgtcgctgagaaacacggagtttgagctccctccaaagattctctattgggtttaggtctggagactggctaggccacgccagaaccttgatatgcttcttacagagccactccttggttatcctggctgtgtgcttcgggtcattgtcatgttggaagacccagcctcgacccatcttcaatgctctaactgagggaaggaggttgttccccaaaatctcgcaatacatggccccggtcatcctctccttaatacagtgcagtcgccctgtcctatgtgcagaaaaacactcccaaagcatgatgctaccacccccatgcttcacagtagggatggtgttcttgggatggtactcatcattcttcttcctccaaacacggttagtggaattatgaccaaaaagttctattttggtctcatttgaccacatgactttctcccatgactcctctggatcatccaaatggtcattggcaaacttaagacgggccttgacatgtgctggtttaagcaggggaaccttccgtgccatgcatgatttcaaaccatgacgtcttagtgtattaccaacagtaaccttggaaacggtggtcccagctcttttcaggtcattgaccagctcctcccgtgtagttctgggctgatttctcacctttcttaggatcattgagaccccacgaggtgagatcttgcatggagccccagtccgagggagattgacagtcatgtttagcttcttccattttctaatgattgctccaacagtggaccttttttcaccaagctgcttggcaatttccccgtagccctttccagccttgtggaggtgtacaattttgtctctagtgtctttggacagctttttggtcttggccatgttagtagttggattctaactgattgtatggggtggacaggtaaACGACAGCTGgacagctaacgacctcaagcaggtgcatctaatttaggataataaatggagtggaggtggacattttaaaggcagactaacaggtctttgagggtcagaattctagccgataggtgttcaaatacttatttgcagctgtatcatacaaataaatagttaaaaaatcatatattgtgatttctggatttttttttttagattatgtctctcacagtggacatgcacctacgatgacaatttcagacccctccatgatttctaagtgggagaacttgcaaaatagcagggtgttcaaatacttattttcctcactgtatataaaagagacacatatatatatatatatatatatatatatatatatatatatatatatatatatacatatatatacacatatatatacacacacacatgtatattaaATCTGAAAGATCAGTGCACAACTGTAGCTTTATACCAGAACAAAATCTACTTGATGTTGCACCTAATAGGGCATTATAAAATAGTTCTTTAACCAATGACATGCATGTGAATAATTGAACTTCACAATTTGGACatcaaacacatatatatatatatatatatatatatatatatatatatatatatatatatatatatatatatatacatatatatatatatacatacatatatatacacaaacatatatatatatatatatatttacatacacacatatatatatatacacatatatatatatatatacacacacatatatatatatatatatatatatatacatacacacatatatatatatatacatacatatatacatatatacacatatatatatatttacatacacacatatatatatatatacacatatatatatatacatacacatatatatatacacacacacatatatatatacatacatatacacatatatatatatatacacacacacacacatatatatatatacatacatatatacatatatatacatacacatatatgcatacacacatatatacatacatatatatatacatatatatatatacatatatatatatatatatatatatatatacatatatacatacatatatatatacatatatacatacatatatatacatatatatacatatatatatatacatatatatatacatacatatatacatatatatacatatatatacacatatatacacacatatatatatacacataaatatacacacatatatatacacatatacacacatatatatacactcacatatatatatacacatatatatatacacatatatatacatatatatacacacatatatatacatatatatatacacatatatatatatacacacatatatatatatataaatatatatatatacacatatatatatatatatacacatatatatatacatgtatatatatacatatatatatatatacatatgtatgtatatatacatatatatatacacatatatacacatatatatatatatatacacacatatatatacatatacacatatatatatatatacacatacatatatatacacacatatatatacgcatatatatatatatatacacacatacatatatatacacatatatatacacatatatatatacacatatatatacatatacacatatatatatacacatatatatctatatatctctatatatatctatctatctatatatatctatctatatatatatctatatatatatatctatatctatatatagatatatatatctatatatatatctatatagatatctatatatctatatatagatatatatatctatctatatagatatctatatatctatctatctatctatctatatatatacacacacacacacacacacacacacacacacacacacacacacatgtatattaaATCTGAAAGATCAGTGCACAACTGTAGCTTTATACCAGAACAAAATCTACTTGATGTTGCACCTAATAGGGCATTATAACATAGTTCTTTAACCAATGACATGCATGTGAATAATTAAACTTCACAATTTGGACAtcaaacatatatacatatatatatatatatatatatatatacacacatatatatacatacatatatatacacatatatatatacatacatatatatataaatacacacacacatatatatatatatatatacatacacatatatatatatacatacacacatatatatatacatacatatatacatatatatacatacacatatatatgcatacacacatatatatacatatatatacatacatatatatacatatatacatacatatatatacatacatatatatatacatacatatatacatatatatacatatatatacatatatacacacatatatatatatatatatatacacacatatatatacacacatatatatacacacacatatatatatatatatatatatatatccacacatatatatatatatatatacacatatatatatatacatatatatatacacatatatatatacacatatatatatacaaatatatatatatataaatatatatatatacacatatatacacatatatatatatatacacacacatacatatatacacatatatatacacacacatatatatatatatacacacatatatatatatatacacacatatatatacacatatatatacacacatatatatatacatatatatatatatacatgtatatatacatatatatatacacatatatatatatacacatatatatatacacacatatatagatatatacacatatatctctctctctctctctctatatatatatatacacatatatatatatatatatacacacacatatatatatatatatatatacatacatatatatacacatatatatacatacatatatatacacatatatatatacatacacacatatatatatacatacatatatacatatatatatatatacatacacatatatatgcatacacacatatatatacatatatacatacatatatatacatatatgtacatacatatatatatatatatatacatacatatacatatatatacatatatatacacatatatacacacatatatatatacacatatatatacacacatatatatacacacatatatatatacacacatatatatatatacacacatatatatatatacacatatatatatacatatatatatacacacatatatatatatatacacacatatatatatatatacacatatatatacatatatatatatatatacacatatatatacacatatacaaatatatatatataaatatatatatatatacatatatatacacatatatatatacatatatatacacatatatatatacacatatatacatatatatatacacatatatacacatatatatatatatatacacatatatatacatatacacatatatatacatatacacatatatatacacacatatatatatatacacatatatacatacatatatatatacatacacatatatatacacacacatatatatacacacacatatatatacacatatatacacatatatatatatatatatacacatatatatatatatatatacacatatatatatatatacacatatatatatatacacatatatatatatatatacacatatatatatatatacacatatatatatatatatacacatatatatatatacacatatatatatacacatatatatatacatatatatatacatatatatatatatatgtatatatatatatatatatatatatatatatacatatatatatatatatatacatatatatgtatacatatacatatatatatatatatgtatacatatatatatatgtatacatatacatatatatatacatatacacatatatatacatatacacatattatatatatacatatatacatatatatatatacatatatatatatatacatatatatatacatatatatatatatacatatatatatacatatatatatatatacatatatatatatatatatatatatatatatatatatacatatatatatatatatatatgtatatatatatatatacatatatatatatatatatatatatatatatatatatatacatatatatatatatatacatatatatatatatatacatatatatatatatatatatacatacatatatatatatacatatatatatatatata
It contains:
- the faua gene encoding FAU ubiquitin like and ribosomal protein S30 fusion a, which produces MQLFLRAQNTHTLEVTGQETVGQIKAHVQDLEGLLVEDQVLLLAGSPLEDDASLASCGVSEHCTLEVAGRLLGGKVHGSLARAGKVRGQTPKVDKQEKKKKRTGRAKRRIQYNRRFVNVVPTFGKKKGPNANS